From the genome of Canis lupus baileyi chromosome 4, mCanLup2.hap1, whole genome shotgun sequence:
GTTTAATGATCATTTGAGATACATCATAActaaaatgcaatataaaatatctgtgatttctaTTGGTCTAATAATCATACACACTCTTACTATGACTATTGTAACTGATATTCTGATGctcaaaatagaaatactaaaTTCCAGTTATAGATTAATAAAGATAATGATACACTATTTTCTGATACTTATCTTAATCTCTCTGAATTCTACTCAATTAATAACCTCAGCCTAGGGAAATGATGCAAATGATTTTGACCtaacagaggagaaaaaactCAGAACAGGTTCTAAGGTTCATTTGTGGGAGTTAAATATTATATTAGCCCTGAAGCCCTGAAAATAATTTGACTATATTGTTGTTCTTTTATAGccagaatttataaaaatgttgaggaaagtagagaatttataaattaattcaatATTAAATTTAGAAGGAAACTTCTTTTTACTGCACAATTCACTAGATTGGTGGATTTCAGATCTGTGTTGGCgttaaataacttattttcatCCTTTAATAGGGGAGAGGATATATATGATCTATttttactgaaaatatattttttaattgtctccAAGATGATTTTGAATATAGCTCAGGACCCATAGCCTATCCCTTGGAGGTTAACTGAAGATGcttctaatgaattttttttcattattgctaCCAATTAGTAGGAGCAAAGGAATGTGTGTGGGGCAAATATGAAAATAGCATTAAATAGGCTTTTAATGGCGTTATAGGGAACTCAAGGGCCATGGTGAATTTGGTCTCGATGTAAATGAGTTTGCTTTGTGTAATCTCAATACGAtaattgagaaaagaaatgacagatttttgagctaatattttcctgttttttaataaaacataaggGGTATTGATAAAACATTTAGCTACCTGAAGTAAGGGAAAGctgttttttatttatcccaTACAATGTGCAAGTGTGCTTTAGGGAGACTATCttcatttcttgactttttttgtttagattttacttatttatttattcatgaaacactcacagagagaggcagagacataggcagagggagaagcaggctccatgtaggaagcccaacgtggaattcgatcccaggaccccaggatcatgccctgagccaagagcagatgctctaccactgagccacccagacgtccctcttaacttttcttatatataaaattaggGACTTGGTCATTTGcaatggaaaatttttattttgttaatcatgtatttttttctttttaaaaatgtatgtgtaaattgcaaaacatttattttgcagAGATTCATTGtcacatacatgcatatgttaAATTTTAGTAATATAACGAAAAACAAGAAAGTATGTACTACGTAGGGAGGTTCATAGTTAACTTTATAACACGggtatgtaaataataaaaacaatatagcaAATAGATTACAATTAACATTTTAGCCAGAAGCTTCCAATGCAACTGTCTAAGTCCAGGGAGTCCTCAGTAACAAGATAATTAGTCTGAGCTACTCTGTAAGATGAGTACAAGTTAAAGATAAGTTAGACTTTGAATTGTATATTGCTGTTTATAGTTATATTTCAGAATTTAAGTAGGCTTTCAAAACCACGTCCGTAAAGGAATTTAAATTAATATGAGCTACTGGAAGGAATTAGATCAGTAGCacgtatgtatttatgtatatatgcacacacatatattcataagtgtaatacattcatatataatacatattatacatgCATATTTATGATTGCATATATTCCCTTGAGTCATTAAGAAAACTTTAAATTGGTTTTAATTTCTCTCGGGATAATAATGACTGTAGCTTtagaattttagtatttttaagcAAGCACACTGTTGAGAGGAAGGAGGTATCACATAATTAACAGTTGGCTAAATGAATTAGCCATAACTGAGTAAGGCTTTTTCAAGGCCAGAGCTCTATAGGAGAGTGGAGTCTTGAGAGTAAATAAATGGACTCTAGTCACTGCTCCTTTACCAATACAGGACATCCACTCATTGGCCGAGGCACTTTGTATTTGTGTAAGATGGTTCCTCTGTCCAAACAAATCTTAGCATCTCTCGTAACCACACAAACTCCCCTCGCCAAAGTCTTCTTACAGTGACTTTACACCTGATTCATGAAATCTcactattttctctttgttgttgtgAATAGTTTTAGTTGTACTGTTTGCTGCActgaagaggcagaggaaaaaggaacCCCTGATTATTTCAAAAGATGATGTCCGGGACAACATTGTGACCTACAATGATGAAGGTGGAGGGGAAGAAGATACCCAAGCTTTTGACATTGGCACACTAAGGAATCCAGAAGCAAGAGAAGACAGTAAACTTAGAAGGGATGTAATGCCTGAAACTATTTTCCAGATAAGGAGGACTGTGCCTCTGTGGGAAAATATTGATGTACAAGATTTCATCCACcgaagattaaaagaaaatgactCAGACCCAAGTGCACCACCTTACGATTCACTGGCAACATATGCCTACGAAGGGAATGATTCCATCGCAGATTCACTCAGTTCTTTGGAGTCTCTCACAGCAGATTGTAACCAAGATTATGATTACCTCAGTGACTGGGGGCCTCGTTTTAAAAAGCTTGCTGATATGTATGGGGGTGATGACAGTGACCGAGATTAAGAGTATTGTATGAGTTGACCCATGTTTTTGGAAGTACTCTCCTGTTCCTAGATTGAGTGGCCTGCATTCTCTTCCTtggaggaaattttttaaaaaatcaaaatcacaaacaATACGTAGGTGTTGTCTTAGTAAGGGTTTGCTTAATCAGTAAGTTTCCGTGAATGAATACGAAtgatatagattaaaaaaaaagtaataataaccaGTTCACTCTCTTTGCCTAACAATCTCTGAAGGAAAGTATATCACATcaataatcaataaaaattacataaaaggcTTTTTGTGCCTTTACTTAAATATAAAgactttataaatgttttcttaactGACTTACAGTCACCTTTACTATTAAACATTGTGCAACGGCTTTgtaaattaatatgaaaatatatatatccctaaAGAAATAGGAATGACTATTACTGCCATATTTATTTAGTTGAAGAATGTCTTTGTGttaattcattcatatttttataaatgtatatttatatttttgtatttttatgaaataaactagtatttataaaaatgaatatcattttatttaattcctagAAGCAGTTCTGATCTCACTTATAACAaatttttttacatctttatagGCAAAACATGATTCACTCAGGGAATTAAGAACAGCTGAGTTACTGCATATAATTTGGAACTAGAATGCAGCAAGACTGTAAAAGAGCTTTTAGTACAAGTTATGCTGTTTTGCCTCTGCCACTTAAATATGGACAAGTGTTATTGAACCCTCGTTATCTACCCATCGATAGGATGTGAGACCTTTGAAATATgaactattataaatatgcttGTGAATGATTAAGTCTTTTGTACAATTTTTTCTATGGAATCAATCAGTGaattttatttgagaatatatgaaatacatgTAAGGAATGCTATGTAGATGACAAGAAAATCTAAAACACTCTTCCTTCATGAATAGaatagttttcagaataaaagGTAATAGTTctgattctgtttcttcatgatcaGTTAACTCATGGAATATAAACTGGATGACATTTAAAATGTGTACAAATAGACTAGaggagttttggggttttttttcattgaaaattttATCAAGGAGATTGCAAGTCACCGTATATTTgaggaaatcttaaaagaactaaaaacatgTAGACTGGAGATAAGAACCCTTAGGGAATGTAAAGTTTTACTAACAATGGGGATTGTCCAGAAAACAGAATATAGACAATTTAAGAcatgggaaaggagaagagagagaaggagaattgtatataataattatttgcaAATCTGTAAAACTGCCAGAAAACTTGCCTTGGTTTAATCTGGAGAATAAGACCTAAACAAAAGATAGAAACTTCACAGGAAGACTGCATATGATTCCTTTTCTGTGCcatgttttatcttttctctttctcttttattattcatCCTGTAAGGAGTAAATATCATGCCCAGGGTGATTCCTACAGTGgaatttatatagaaatttagcgggatccctgggtggcgcagcggtttagcgcctgcctctggcccagggcgcgatcctggagacccgggatcgaatcccacgtcgggctcccggtgcatggagcctgcttctccctctgcctgtgtctctgcctctctctcctctctctctctctctctctctgtgactatcataaaaaaaaaaaaaaaaaaaatatatagaaatttagCACTGACAGGACTAGTCTGTTACCaaacttttttaaataacaaacacTGAATGTTATGAACAAACTTACATGTTCTGTTACTAGattataaaatttttgaagacTATTTCAACAGATTTACTACCAGGAGCTAACACATATTAAAGATTCAATTTGATGCTGAGAAAATAACACATACTTTGCacttaatatttgaaatttttctaatctttggaatttcccagaaaacaaagtttttagtttgcattttcgtTCAGAACATTCTGGTTTTCAGTTTAGGAAGTAACTAGTTTTTCCGTTCCTAGCGCTATTTCAGCATGAATCAAATATTTGAGGAAGATGACACTGAGTGGTTTGAAGTAGTCAgaaaaaatgagttaaatatCTATTCATATTTCTTATAATCACATTATAATCAGTAGAAGAATAAGTGgcaataaataaggaaattaaaagcaaCCAATAATTATGGCATGTGCAATGCctgcttagaaaagaaaaaattatgttgAGTCAGGAGAGGGGAATTGGTAGTTACATCACATGTCTGGTTACCCGTGATTTAAACACTCAGTGCATCACAACAAACCCAGCCACCTGTAAGTTATGAACCTGCACCTCCTAGGAGAAAATATATTGAGACTACATAGAATAAGACACATTAAATTTTTAAGCTTGTTTATAAAGAAATGTTCATTTGACTACCATTTTTCAGCACTTTAATAAAACTGGTTTGAGTTCTCCCTTCCATTGATCTGAGAATGACTGATAAAGTGTTTATGAGGATAGAACTAACAGATTTCATACTTAGTAGGTATATGATTGTTTTTGCTATAAATCAAAGGGTACAATTTGATCAAAGAAATCACCAGATCTGTGAAATATTAATACTTTCTATAACTTCTAAATAATCTATGAAGTTCCTCTGGTGGGAAAAAATGCATTTAGAAGTCtgatcagcttttttttttttttttttttcttttcctcatggaCTGTGTCATTGGTAAAATTTGAGGGAAATTAattctttttggggggggggattaatTCTTAATGTGCCTAgtttccaaacaaaataaatccGTTAGTTTTGACTGTTTAATCTTAAGACAGAATTGAAGCTAGTTGAGTCACCATATTTTCCAGATACAATTAAAACATAAtcactctttttattttgtatattcaaaAATGTCAGAATAATATATGTCTATACTTAtgtctgaagatttttttcagagagaggaaTCTACATTATTTGAACTTTAATATATGGTCTGGATAGTATTACCTTCAATACTCCTCTCAGGCATAAAAAATAGATTGCAATGACTTAAAAATCAAgttagtaaagaaaacaaaacagcattaacaacaaaagcaaaaaaacaaacaaacaaaaacaacaaaagcaagcaaacaaataagtaaaattaaccCTGCCATAGCCAGTGGTTGAACTGACCACAGTTGATTCCTTCCACTTTGGTATACAAGCACCAGAGCTAGCTTCCAGGACCCTTTATTATATTATGTTGGTTATTCTTTGAGTTTACTCCACTTTCCCTGACTGGTTTCTTCTCTCTAACTCTATATTTTAGAGTGGTCCacacctaccttccttccttccttcctccctccctccctccctccctccctccctcctttctttttttctttctttctttctttctttctttctttctttctttctttcttctttcttttatttaagttctGGCTCTTGATGATCTATCCATTCTCTCAGTTACTATGCATATCTGAATCAATATGTagacatacaaatatataaatacaaagataaactgGAAATTCTTAAACTTAGACCTTGGTCTTTGCCTCATTCTTATAGtccaaaaatatttccaacaaACTCTTCTAAGTTTCCACTTGGATGTCTAATTAAGTGGGATATGCCCAAAGTTTAACATCCAATTTTCACCCCTAAATTTGTTCTATTCTCAACTTGGCCCAAactgacattaaaaaacaaacaaacaaacaaacaaacaaacaaaaaggcaataACATCTTACTACTCGTCCAGGCCAAAAATCTTGCAGTCATCTTTCATTCCTACTGTTCCATAATCCATATCCTAAATATCAGGAAATCTTATTGATTATAAGAtatagaattttcaaaatttgcctgatatagaatgattttttttttcatcacatcCCCTGATAAAATCCTGGTCTAAAAATCTTACCTGTATTATTTGCAGTGTGCTTCCAAGTGTTCTAACTAACCTTTGCCCTACCACCAATTTTGAACACAGAATACAGAAtgtattgcatttctttttctttctcttttttttctacttcctttcaATTAAGTGTGAGCATCTCATTTCTCTATTCAAAATTTATCTCTATTGTTCTTCAAAGTGAAAGTCAGTCCTCACAAGGATCTATCAGATCACAGATCAAGTACCCATTATCTCTTTGATCTTATTCTCCTCTGTTTCCTTAACTCATTCCATTTTAGTTATTCTGGGCTCCTTGCTGTTCCTTAAGCATTTTCCCTTTGCACTGACTGATCACCATCCTTGCAATTACTTTTGCCCAGAAATCCAGGAAGTTAGCCACAGAACTTCCTTCAAGTCCAGTTTAAATGCCACTTTTAAAACTACACCTCCTCAAACCCATTTCtcctttcctaatttattttaaaataaatatttccacaGTGAATATCGCCATGGAGCATGAGACACGGTGTGTTTATCATTTTACCCTTTCATCTGCCTACTTCCACTAGAATGATTGCTGGTTCACCACTGGCTCCTCTATAGGAAGGGCAAGGGGAGATTAGCCCAGCAGGTAGGTGTGATAAGCCAGGGGACTTATATACAAAGCTTGTCTTGGGCAGCAACAGGGCAAGAGGATCGCTGCGCTCGCCTcccagaatcttaaaagtttatagaGAGGATTTAACTGAATTTAGTCATACCCAGTCTAGATAGTCTCAACAGCTCCTTACTGTCTCCAGGCTGCGTCACCGAAACAGCTCCTAGCACAGGAATGGTGG
Proteins encoded in this window:
- the CDH9 gene encoding cadherin-9 isoform X3; its protein translation is MDKDDPPRGHKFFFEPVPEFPLNPNFTIVDNKDNTAGIMTRKDGYSRNKMSTYLLPILIFDNDYPIQSSTGTLTIRVCACDNQGNMQSCNAEALVLSAGLSTGALIAILLCVIILLVLVVLFAALKRQRKKEPLIISKDDVRDNIVTYNDEGGGEEDTQAFDIGTLRNPEAREDSKLRRDVMPETIFQIRRTVPLWENIDVQDFIHRRLKENDSDPSAPPYDSLATYAYEGNDSIADSLSSLESLTADCNQDYDYLSDWGPRFKKLADMYGGDDSDRD